Proteins encoded together in one Triticum dicoccoides isolate Atlit2015 ecotype Zavitan chromosome 7B, WEW_v2.0, whole genome shotgun sequence window:
- the LOC119338457 gene encoding MADS-box transcription factor 16 has protein sequence MGRGKIEIKRIENATNRQVTYSKRRSGIMKKARELTVLCDAQVAIIMFSSTGKYHEFCSTGTDIKGIFDRYQQAIGTSLWIEQYENMQRTLSHLKDINRNLRTEIRQRMGEDLDALEFEELRDLEQNVDAALKEVRQRKYHVITTQTETYKKKVKHSQEAYKNLQQELGMREDPAYGFVDNPAAGGWDGVAAVAMGGGSAADMYAFRVVPSQPNLHGMAYGGSHDLRLG, from the exons ATGGGGCGGGGGAAGATTGAGATAAAGCGGATCGAGAACGCCACCAACAGGCAGGTGACCTACTCCAAGCGCCGGTCGGGGATCATGAAGAAGGCGCGGGAGCTCACCGTGCTCTGCGACGCCCAGGTCGCCATCATCATGTTCTCCTCCACCGGCAAGTACCACGAGTTCTGCAGCACCGGCACCGA CATCAAGGGGATCTTTGACCGCTACCAGCAGGCCATCGGGACCAGCCTGTGGATCGAGCAGTATGAG AATATGcagcgcacgctgagccatctcaagGACATCAATCGGAACCTGCGCACCGAGATCAG GCAAAGGATGGGTGAAGATCTGGACGCGCTGGAGttcgaggagctgcgcgaccttgaACAAAATGTCGATGCCGCTCTCAAGGAGGTCCGCCAGAGGAAG TATCATGTGATCACCACGCAGACTGAAACCTACAAGAAGAAG GTGAAGCACTCCCAGGAGGCATACAAGAATCTGCAGCAGGAGCTG GGCATGCGCGAGGACCCGGCGTACGGATTCGTGGACAACCCGGCCGCGGGCGGGTGGGACGGCGTGGCGGCGGTGGCGATGGGCGGCGGCTCGGCGGCGGACATGTACGCCTTCCGCGTGGTGCCCAGCCAGCCCAACCTGCACGGCATGGCCTACGGCGGCTCCCACGACCTGCGCCTCGGCTAA